The following is a genomic window from Gemmatimonadales bacterium.
CCGGCGACGGCGGTCGCGTGCTCGCCGCGTATCGCGATCCGCTCGGCGGGCACTGGCAGGTGCTTGCGGCCCTCCCGATCGACCGCGTCGAGCCCACCCCGTACCAGCGCGACCTTTCCGAGCCCCACGTCGCCCGCCTCGCGGACGCGATCGAGCGGCTCGACCGCTTTCTCGATCCGGTCGTCGCGGTACGCACAGCGGACGGCCGCTACTGGACGCCCAACGGCAATCACCGGCTCGCCGCGCTCCGACGGCTCGGCGCCCGCGCCGTCGTCGCGCTCGTCGTGCCCGAGCCCGAGGTCGCCCACCGCATCCTGCTGCTCAACACCGAGAAGGCGCACAACCTGCGCGAGCGCGCGCTCGAGGTCTCGCGCCTCGCCGAGAGCCTGGCCGCGCTCGACGACCGGCCCGAGCGGGAGTATGCCATCGAGTTTGAGGAGCCGTCGCTCCTCACCCTCGGTCTCTGTTATCAGCGGAACGGGCGCTTTGCCGGCGCCAGCTACCACCCGGTCCTCAAGCGCGTCGAGCAGTTCCTCCCCAACCGCCTCTCGCGCGCGCTCGAGATTCGCGCCGAGCGGGCCGAACGACTGCTCGAGCTGGATGCCGGCGTGAGCGAGGCGATGGCGCGGCTCCGCGAGCGCGGCTTCGACAGCCCGTACCTCCGGGCGTTCGTCGTGGCACGGATCAATCCGCTCCGCTTCAGGCGGGGCGCCAAAGCCGACGTGGACGAGACGATCGAGCGGATGCTCGCCGCGGCACGCCGGTTCGACGCGGGCAAAATCCGCGCGGACCAGGTGGCGACGGCCGGCGGTGCCGCGGAGGAGTGAGCGCGCCAGAGGCCCCGCGAGGCGAGCCTGGACCCTCGCCGCGATCCACGCGAGATTGCGGGCCACCCCACCCGCAATGCCGCGGCGCCAGGTTCCCGGAGGTCCGTATGACCGCTCGCCGTCGTCGATCCCGCCAGTTCCAGCCGCTCACCGGGGCGGCATCCCACGTGCTCGTCGCCGCGATCGCGCTCGCCGTGGGTGCCGCCGGCGCGTACGGCGTGCGTACCGGCCAACGGCTCGATCCGGTGACGACGCACGGCGAGTGGGTCCACATCAAAACCTCCAGCGGCGACTCGCTCCGCGCGTACGTCGCATATCCCGAGCGGAAGACGAAGGCGCCGGCGATGATCGTGATCCACGAGATCTTCGGCCTGAGCGACTGGGAGCCGACCGTGGCCGACCGGCTCGCCAAGAACGGCTACGTGGCGGCCGTGCCCGACCTGCTCTCGACAAAGTACGGCCGCTCGCCCGCGAGCCCCGACTCGGGCCGCAAGCTCGTGGCCGAGCTCGAGCCCGACCGGATCACGCGGGACCTCGACGCGACCTACGCCTACCTCAACGGGCGCACGGGGGTGGAGCGGGACAAGATCGGCGTCATCGGCTTCTGCTGGGGCGGGGGCCAGAGCTTCCGCTACGCGACCAACAATCCGCACCTCCGCGCCGCCGTGGTCTGCTACGGCCCGGCGCCCGACACCGCCGCCATGCGCCGCATCAAGGCGCCGGTCCTCGGCATCTACGGCGAGAACGACGCGCGCATCACCGGCGCGCTGCCCGAGGTGACCGCCGCGATGAACGCGCTGGGGAAGAGCTACACGCCGGAGGTGTTTCCCGGCACCGGCCACGGCTTTCTGAGGCCGGGCCGCCAGGGATCGGATGGTCCGGAGGTCGAGCGCGCGTGGACGCGGATTCTCCAGTTCCTCCGCGCGAGGCTCGGCGGCTAGCGGGCGCGCTCGGCACGCCCTCTCATGTTTTCCATTCTTCTCCTGCAGGCCGCCGCCGCGGGCGCGGGGGCGGGCGCGGCGCTCGCCGCGGGGGCGGACACGGCGCTCCCCACGCAGGACGCCATCCACTACGACGTGACGCTCGCACCGAGCGACAGCGGCCGATATCTCGAGGGCTCGGTCGAGACGCGCTGGCGGCTCCGCTTGCGGGGGCCGATCACGCTGGCGCTCGACTCGGCGATGGAGGTCGTGCGCGTGCTGGAAGGCGGCCGCGCCGGGGAATTGCATCGCGTCGCGTGGCGGCGCGAGAGCGACCGCCTCGTGATCCCCGACCAGAGCGCGCCGGGCGACACCATCACCACCCGCGTCGAATACCGCGGCGAGCCGCGCGAAGGGCTCGTCTTCCGCGGCACCGGGCGCAACCGCACCATCTTTGCGGACAACTGGCCGGACCGCGCCCACGGCTGGCTCCCGGTGCAGGACCATCCCTCCGACAAGGCCTCGGTGAGCTTTCACGTGGAGGCGCCGATTGCAGACGAGGTGATCGCGAACGGGACTCTGCGCGGCGTGGACACGCTGCCGCGGGGCCGCGCGGTGTGGAGCTACGACATGCCGCGGGACATTCCGGTGTACACGATGGTGATCGGCATCGCCCGGTTCGCGGTGACCCCGCTGCCGGACGCCGCCTGCAAAGTCCGCTGCGTCCACCAGAGCGTGTGGACCGCGCCGGCCGACTCGGCGTTCGCGCTCGCGGGGCCGTTCCGCCGGGTTGGAGAAATCGTCGACTTCTTCTCGCGACTCATGGGACCCTTTCCGTACGCGTCGCTGGCGCACGTCGAATCGAGCACCGAGTTCGGCGGAATGGAAAACACCACCGCGATCTTCTACAACGACAGCCTCTATCGCGCCCGCAGGCTCGGCGAGCAGACGGTGGCGCACGAGACGGCGCACCAGTGGTTCGGCGACGCGGTGACGGAGCGCGACTGGCACCACCTCTGGCTCTCGGAGGGCTTCGCCACCTATCTCGCGGCAATGTGGGGCGAGCACGCGGCCGGCGCGGATGGGCCCGCGGTGCTCGCGGACGAGATGCGGCGCGCGGCCGGGCAGTACTTCGCGTCGTCCGTCGTGGATCGACCGATCCTCGATCCGTCGGTGCGCGATCTGCTCTCGCTGCTCAACGAGAACAACTACCAGAAGGGCGCCTGGGTGCTGCACCAGCTTCGCGGCATGATCGGAGACTCGGCGTTCGCGGCGGGACTCCGCGGCTATTACCGCGCGTACCGCGACAGCACCGCGCTCTCGGCCGACTTCGCGCGGGTGATGGGCGAGGCCGCGGGGCGCAATCTCGACTGGTACTTCACCCAGGCGCTGACCCAGCCCGGCTATCCGGTGCTCGATGTGCGCTGGCGCTACGACGGCGGCCGGCTCGCGCTCACGATCCGGCAGACGCAGCCGGCCGAGTGGGGATTGTACCGGATGCCGGGGCTCGAGATCGTAGTCGATGGCCGGCCGATCAGGGTGGACGTGGATGGCCGCGAGACGCGGCGGGTTGTCGACGGAATCGCGCGGGCGCCGGCCGCGGTCGAGGTGGACCCGCATGCCTGGTGGCTGCTCAAGGCCACGGTTGCGCGTGAGGGGTGACGCGGCGCTCGCACTGCTCGCGCTGCTGGCGGCGTGCTCCACCGGAATCTCGCCGTTCCGGGGGCGCGCCAGGATCGGGCGCGACGCCTACGCCGTCTTTGTGGGCGACGCGCCCGGCAATCGGACCGACTTGTTCGGCGTGCGCGCGGACGGCGGCGAGGTCGTGCAGATCACCTTCAGCAACGTCGCCGAGACGGCGCCGGCGCTCTCGCCGGATGGTTCGGTCGTCGCGTTTATCCGCCAGCACTCGCTCGGCGACTCGGCGCGCGCCGACGTCTGGGTCATGAACCTGCTGAGCGGCGCCGAGCGCGAGCTGCCGCTCGGCGCGGATGCGGCGCGGCCCGAGCGCGTGGGGTGGTGGGACGACGGCCGGGTGATCTACGTGCGGGCCGGTGCCGAATTGTGGCGACTGGACGCGCCGCCCGCGCCGCCCGCCGCGCGTCCCGTGGCGCCGGCCAAGCGGGCAGCCGCCGACTCGAGTCTCGCCGTGTGGCTCGGCGCGCCGCCCTTCGCGCGGGTGGTGGCGTGCGGCGATTCGCTCTGCGCCCAGGGCGACAGCGGGCGAGCCGCGGCCTTTGCAGCAGGCCACGACCCGGTGCGCTGGGGGCCGGACTCCGTGGGCTATGTAGTCGATGGAAGGCTGGTGATCCGGCCCGACGGCCCGGGGCACGGCCGGCCCATGGAATGGACCGGCGCCCCCGCGCACCCGCGCCAATTCACGTTTTTTCCAGGGCTTCGCTCAACCGACGCGGGGCCGCAGGCGCCGCCGTGATCCTGCGCGCGCATCGAGCGCGAGCGCGCCGCGCGAGTTGAAGCGGGTAGACGCTTCGAGGTACATTCCGAGGCTCCGTCCGATCCCGAACGCCACCGAGATGCGCGCCATGAAGATGCTCGTCCTCGGAGCCGGCCTCCAGGGCTCCGCGTGTGCTTACGATCTGCTGCAGAACCGCGCCGTCGAGCGCGTCACGCTCGCCGACCTCCGGCTCGACCCGCTGCCGCCGTTTCTCCAGGGCGACTGGGGCGGACGGCTCTGCCGGCTCTCGCTCGACGTGACCGATCGCGCCGCGGTGCGCCGCGCGATGGCGGGTCACGCAGGCGTGCTGAGCGCCATTCCCTACTACTACAACGGCCCCATGGCCGCAGCGGCCGTCGAGAGCGGCTGCCATTTCGCGGATCTGGGCGGCAACACCGAGATCGTCTTCGAGCAGAAGAAGCTCGACGCGGAAGCGCGCAAGAAGGATCTGTCGATCATTCCCGACTGCGGGCTCGCCCCCGGCATGGTGAACATCCTCGCGGCCGAGGGGATCCGGCGCATGGATGCCACCGAGCGGGTGAAGATCTTCGTCGGCGGCCTGCCGCAGCATCCGGAGCCTCCGCTCAATTATCAGATCGTGTACTCGCTCGAGGGCGCGCTCGACTACTACACCACGCCGTCATGGGTGCTGCGCGGCGGCCGGCGGGTGCAGGTGGACGCGCTGAGCGAAATCGAAATGGTGGATTTTCCGGCTCCGGTCGGCCGGCTCGAGGCATTCCATACGGCGGGTGGCATCAGCACGTTGCCGTTCGCCTACGAAGGCCGGGTGGACGTGATGGAGTACAAGACGCTGCGCTACCCGGGCCATGCGGCGATCATGCGGCCCATCCGCGAGTTGGGCCTGCTGGACAACGCGCCGATCGATGTCAAAGGCGAGCGGGTCGTACCGCGCGACGTGTTCATCGCGGCGGTGCACCCCAAGCTGTTCAAGCCGCGCGAGCGCGACGTCGTGGCGCTGCAGGTGGAAGTGACCGGCACGAAGGACGGCCAACCATCCCGCGCGCGGTTCCGGCTGCTCGACTTCTACGACGCGGAGCAAGGGATCAGCGCCATGATGCGCACCACCGGCTATTCGCTTTCGATCACGGGCCAGATGCAGGCGGACGGCCGGATTTCCGCGCATGGCGTGCGCACGCCCGACGAGGCGGTGCCGTTCCGGGCCTACGTGGACGAGCTGGGGGCGCGCGGGGTAAAGATTGAAGAGCTCTGATGCCGGCGCGCCCGCGCTCGACTTTCCGTCGCTCTGGAACAAGGCGCTCACCTACGACGGCTTCGTGCACGCGAGCGATCTCAAGCACCGCGGCTTGTGGGAGGGGCTGCACCGACTCGCCCGCATCCCCGACTGGGCGCTCGCCGCGGTCCCTCCCGATGCGGGGCTCCGGTTGCTCGTGCTGGTCGAAGACTGGTGCGGCGACGCGTCGAACACCGTGCCGGTGCTCGCCCGTCTGGCCGAGGCCGCGCCCGGGGTCGAGCTGCGGGTGCTACGGCGCGACGAATACCCCGCGGTGATGGATCGGTATCTCACCAACGGGTCGCGCTCGATTCCGGTGGTGATTGCGCTCGACGAGCACTTCCGCGAGCGGGGACATTGGGGTCCGCGGCCCACGATGCTCCAGGCCTGGGTGATGGCGCAGCGCGCGGCCGGCGCGCCGAAGGAGTCGATTTACCCCGAGGTTCGCCGCTGGTATGCCCGCGACCACGGCGAGACCACGCTGGACCAGGTGCTCGCGGCCGCCGGGTTTCCGGCACATCCGGCCGGGCACGAAGCGCCGCCGCTTCCGCCGATCGGTCCCGCCTAGAACATCCAGCCGTACCCAAAGGTGAATCGGGTGCCGTCGGGCCCGCGCGCGAGATTCAACGTGAACGCCATCGTGCGCAGGAAGCGCACGCCGGCGCCGAGGCCGCCGCCCACCTTCACACCGTCGGTGGTGAGGCGGAAGTCGGTATCCTCGAAGACCCGCCCGGCATCGACAAAGCCCACCAGCACCAGCGCTCCGAGCGCGCCCTCGGGCCCGAACGACTTCACCTCCTGGCGCACCTCGAAGTTGCCGAGCAGCACGCCCTTGCCCGCGAACCGGCCGCTTTCGATGGCGCGGAGCGAAAACTGGCCGCCGAGCACGCCGACGGGACGCTCCCAGGCGGGAACTTCGAACCGAGCATCGAGCGTCGGTTCGCCGAAGAGTTGGGAGCCAAGGAGGCGCGCGGCGACGACGGTGCCGCGGCGCACCGGCAGCCACCCGCGTAGCACCGCGTAGAGCCGTTCGTAGTTGCCGCCGCCGTTCGCCACCTGGCCGCCGGCTTCGAGCAGCGCGCCGCTCGTGGTGTTGTACTCGTTGTCGCGCAGGTCGAGCACGAGTGCCGCGCGCGCGGAGGCGTCGTCCTGGCGGAGCACGTCGCCGAAAGTTTCGCGGAACACCGTGGGGCCCTGATCCTGCGCCGAGAACTTGACCGATCGCACGTCGCCCTGCACGGCCAGGAGCAGCGGGCCGACGATCTGGCGGCTCACCTCGAGCTGGCCGCGATACACGGTGCGGTTCACCCGGTAGAAGAGCGGCTGGGCGTCGTTCACGGCGTCGGGATCGTTGGGCGTATCGTTGCCGAGCCCGAAAAAGCCGAACCGCGCCTCGCGCACCGCCGCGCCGAGAACCGAGAAGCGCCAGCCGCGCACGAGCCGCGGCGCGCGAAATTCGGCCCGCGCGAACTGGGTGCCGTGAAAACCGGCTGCAGCGTCGAGGGTGAGCGACGCGCTGGTGGTGACTCGTGCTTCGTACGGCGCGGCCTCGGCGTAGCGCACGCGGGCCCCGATGAGCGGGCCGTCGTTGGCGAGGCCGCTCAGAAACGGGAAGTAACTCAGGCGCCACGGCACGTCGAGATTGGTCCAGGTGGACTCAGGAGCCTCGGCCGATGCGAAAGTCGAGTCGGTCGGCGCCGGCTGCTGTGCCGGCAGCGCGGCGGGACCAAGCGCGGCGCCAAGGGCGAGCACGGCGGATGCGCGGGCGAGCGGGACGAAGCGGTGCAAGGGCATCGCGTGGGTCTCGTAATCGAAGGTGACGCGCGTCGCTTGCCGCGCGAATTGCTCGCCTCTAGTTTATCAGCCTTCCCCACCGCCACCCATGGCACACCGGCCGCGACTCGATCCCGCCATCTTCAACCTGCCGGTCGAGCCGATCCGGGCCGGATACTACTCGGATCGCTACTTCGTGCGCGCGCGCGAGGTGCTGCTGGCCGACGATTATCACCCGCGCGTCACCATGCAGGTGTTCGGCAAGGCGCCCGCGTTTCTCGGCGGCGTGGACGAGGCGATCGCCATCCTCAAGCTCGGCGCGATCGAGTGGAGCGACCTGGAGGTGTGGGCGCTCTACGATGGCGATGAGGCGGCACCGTGGGAGACGGTAATGCTGATCGAAGGCCCCTATGACGCTTTCGCGCACCTCGAGACGCTCTACCTTGGCGTGATCGCGCGACGCACGCGGGTCGCCACCAACACGCGCCGCGTGGTCGAGGCCGCGGCACCGAAGGGCGTGATCTTCTTCCCGGCGCGGCACGATCATTGGCTCATGCAGGCGGGCGACGGCTATGCGGCGGACATGGCCGGCGCCACCGGCGTCTCGACCGACGCGCAGGCGTCGTGGTGGCAAAGCCGGGGCGTCGGCACCGTGCCGCACGCGCTCATCGCCGCGTACGGCGGCGACACCGTGCTCGCGACCCGCAAGTTCTCCGAGTACGTCGGGCCCGACGTGCAGGTCGTGGCGCTGGTGGACTTCGACAACGACTGCGTGGGCACTTCGCTCGCTGTGGCCGACGCGCTCGGGCCCCGGCTCTACGGGGTGCGGCTCGACACCGGCGAGCTGATGGTGGACCGCTCGCTCTGGCACGAGCTGGGGCAGATGACGCCGACGGGGGTGAATCCCGCGCTCGTATGGAACGTGCGGCGCGCGCTCGACGCCCGCGGCCACGGTGCGGTGCGGATCGTCGCCTCGGGCGGATTCACGGTAGAGAAGATCCGGGACTTCGAACGCCAGGGCGTGCCGGTGGATGCGTACGGGGTGGGTTCGGCGCTCTTTGCCGGAACCTACGATTTCACGGCTGATATCGTGCTCGTCGATGGAACGCCGTGCGCCAAGGCCGGCCGCGAGTACCGGCCGAACCCGCGGCTCGAGCGGGTACAATGATCGGCGTCGGCCGTGGTGGGCAACGCTGCATCGAGACGTGTGACCCACCGCACAGCGGCCCCTCCGGGGTCCCGTATCTTCACCCTTGGCGAGAGTAAAGGCTGGCTGGCGACATGCGAGACGTCCGAACCAGCCCTCGGCCCCCAAAGCCCTGCGGCCGGACGAGCTGACCAATCCCTTTGCTTTCGCTGTAATCCCTTCTCAACCCCCTTCGCAACATCTATCTCGCGGGAACGGGCGCTTCGCGCCCGTTCCACCCACCTTTCCTGCAGTCCGGCGTGTGGCGCGTGGCACAATTACGTCAGCGACGGATGTTGTCGAGGAGCGCAGGAAGGTCGAGACTGAGAGCCGGGCGCGCCCGGTCGGGGCGCCACTCGAGGCGCTCGGCGAGGATTTCGGGACGCTCGTCGCCGGCTCGCCAGCGCTCGACGACGTGCGCATCGAGATAGAGCCCGCGCTTCACGATCCGATCGGCGGGCGGAGCTCGGCGAGAGGATCTCGACGGCAAGGATCAGCCGCTCGAGGTCCCGCCAGGTTTGCGGCCGCTGCTCCGTGGTCCACGTGATCACGAAGAGATCCGGCTGGACCATGGTACGGAAGTCGAACTCTACGTCAGGGGGTGAAAAGACGATCTCGGCACGATCGAGCCCAGCGACGTATTCACGTAACGCATCGTA
Proteins encoded in this region:
- a CDS encoding ParB/RepB/Spo0J family partition protein, whose product is GDGGRVLAAYRDPLGGHWQVLAALPIDRVEPTPYQRDLSEPHVARLADAIERLDRFLDPVVAVRTADGRYWTPNGNHRLAALRRLGARAVVALVVPEPEVAHRILLLNTEKAHNLRERALEVSRLAESLAALDDRPEREYAIEFEEPSLLTLGLCYQRNGRFAGASYHPVLKRVEQFLPNRLSRALEIRAERAERLLELDAGVSEAMARLRERGFDSPYLRAFVVARINPLRFRRGAKADVDETIERMLAAARRFDAGKIRADQVATAGGAAEE
- a CDS encoding dienelactone hydrolase family protein — encoded protein: MTARRRRSRQFQPLTGAASHVLVAAIALAVGAAGAYGVRTGQRLDPVTTHGEWVHIKTSSGDSLRAYVAYPERKTKAPAMIVIHEIFGLSDWEPTVADRLAKNGYVAAVPDLLSTKYGRSPASPDSGRKLVAELEPDRITRDLDATYAYLNGRTGVERDKIGVIGFCWGGGQSFRYATNNPHLRAAVVCYGPAPDTAAMRRIKAPVLGIYGENDARITGALPEVTAAMNALGKSYTPEVFPGTGHGFLRPGRQGSDGPEVERAWTRILQFLRARLGG
- a CDS encoding M1 family metallopeptidase, which produces MFSILLLQAAAAGAGAGAALAAGADTALPTQDAIHYDVTLAPSDSGRYLEGSVETRWRLRLRGPITLALDSAMEVVRVLEGGRAGELHRVAWRRESDRLVIPDQSAPGDTITTRVEYRGEPREGLVFRGTGRNRTIFADNWPDRAHGWLPVQDHPSDKASVSFHVEAPIADEVIANGTLRGVDTLPRGRAVWSYDMPRDIPVYTMVIGIARFAVTPLPDAACKVRCVHQSVWTAPADSAFALAGPFRRVGEIVDFFSRLMGPFPYASLAHVESSTEFGGMENTTAIFYNDSLYRARRLGEQTVAHETAHQWFGDAVTERDWHHLWLSEGFATYLAAMWGEHAAGADGPAVLADEMRRAAGQYFASSVVDRPILDPSVRDLLSLLNENNYQKGAWVLHQLRGMIGDSAFAAGLRGYYRAYRDSTALSADFARVMGEAAGRNLDWYFTQALTQPGYPVLDVRWRYDGGRLALTIRQTQPAEWGLYRMPGLEIVVDGRPIRVDVDGRETRRVVDGIARAPAAVEVDPHAWWLLKATVAREG
- a CDS encoding saccharopine dehydrogenase C-terminal domain-containing protein gives rise to the protein MKMLVLGAGLQGSACAYDLLQNRAVERVTLADLRLDPLPPFLQGDWGGRLCRLSLDVTDRAAVRRAMAGHAGVLSAIPYYYNGPMAAAAVESGCHFADLGGNTEIVFEQKKLDAEARKKDLSIIPDCGLAPGMVNILAAEGIRRMDATERVKIFVGGLPQHPEPPLNYQIVYSLEGALDYYTTPSWVLRGGRRVQVDALSEIEMVDFPAPVGRLEAFHTAGGISTLPFAYEGRVDVMEYKTLRYPGHAAIMRPIRELGLLDNAPIDVKGERVVPRDVFIAAVHPKLFKPRERDVVALQVEVTGTKDGQPSRARFRLLDFYDAEQGISAMMRTTGYSLSITGQMQADGRISAHGVRTPDEAVPFRAYVDELGARGVKIEEL
- a CDS encoding thioredoxin family protein; its protein translation is MKSSDAGAPALDFPSLWNKALTYDGFVHASDLKHRGLWEGLHRLARIPDWALAAVPPDAGLRLLVLVEDWCGDASNTVPVLARLAEAAPGVELRVLRRDEYPAVMDRYLTNGSRSIPVVIALDEHFRERGHWGPRPTMLQAWVMAQRAAGAPKESIYPEVRRWYARDHGETTLDQVLAAAGFPAHPAGHEAPPLPPIGPA
- a CDS encoding BamA/TamA family outer membrane protein, giving the protein MPLHRFVPLARASAVLALGAALGPAALPAQQPAPTDSTFASAEAPESTWTNLDVPWRLSYFPFLSGLANDGPLIGARVRYAEAAPYEARVTTSASLTLDAAAGFHGTQFARAEFRAPRLVRGWRFSVLGAAVREARFGFFGLGNDTPNDPDAVNDAQPLFYRVNRTVYRGQLEVSRQIVGPLLLAVQGDVRSVKFSAQDQGPTVFRETFGDVLRQDDASARAALVLDLRDNEYNTTSGALLEAGGQVANGGGNYERLYAVLRGWLPVRRGTVVAARLLGSQLFGEPTLDARFEVPAWERPVGVLGGQFSLRAIESGRFAGKGVLLGNFEVRQEVKSFGPEGALGALVLVGFVDAGRVFEDTDFRLTTDGVKVGGGLGAGVRFLRTMAFTLNLARGPDGTRFTFGYGWMF